The DNA sequence CCTCGCCGAGGCACGGACCGGCGACGTCCCGACCCGCGCCGACCCGCACGACGAGCCGCTCTCGGCAGAAGAGAAAGCGCGCCGCGAGCGGGCCGCGATGGCCGACCTGGGGCGTCCGTTCCCTCCGGTCGAAGCCGCCTGGGAGGCGTACGAACGCCGCGACACCGCGGTGGCGCGGTTCGTCAAAGACATGGACCTCGTCGACATGTGTCTGCAGGCGCTCGTCTACGAGCGCGAGGAGCGGTACTCGGCGGGCGGGTTCGACAGCGAGTTCGACGCGCTCGACGAGTTCTTCGCGACGGCCGAACCGCGGCTGTCGACCGACGTGGGGCGGCGGCTGTTCGCGGAGATTCGAGCGCGGTACGAGGCGGTTCGGGACGGGAGTTGAGAACCGATAGGGTTGTAACCACGGCGGGAATCGCACCACGCAGGCACGCATGTCGCTCCTGTCTATCTTCGCGACGGCCATCCTCCCCATCTTCGCCATCTCCGTCGTCGGCTTCGTCCTCGGGCGGGTCCGCGACGTCGACCCGGGTCCGTTGAACACGGTGACGGTGTACGTCCTCGCGCCCGCCCTCGTCTTCCACAGCCTCGCGACGACGGAGTTAGGGGCCGGGACGCTCGTCGACGTCGCCCTCGCCGTCGTCGCGTACCACGTGGTGATGATACTCGTCGCCGAGGGCGTCGGACGCGTCCTCGGCGGGGCGACCACCGGTGTCAGCGCCATCGTCCTCGTGAGCGCCTTCCCCAACTCGGGCAACTTCGGCGTCCCCGTCTCCGAGTTCGCGTTCGGTGAGACGGGCCGTGCGACCGCCGTCCTCTATCTGACCGTCCAGGCCGTGTTGATGTACACCGTCGGTGTCTACATCGCCTCGCGCGGCAACAGCGAGGGGGCGCTGGCGGGCGTCAGACGGGTGTTTACCGTCCCGCTCGTCTACGCCGTCGTCGCCGCGCTCGCCGCACGCGCCCTGAACCTGGTCCCACCGACGGGGACGACCGCGATGGCGACGCTCAAACTCGTCGG is a window from the Salinigranum halophilum genome containing:
- a CDS encoding HD domain-containing protein, coding for MTDHDEGTTGGGADDPEPDPLDALAESFALKDERRTGWQLRGVDDPESVAAHSWGVSLLCLAFADEAGVDPDRALRLAVVHDLAEARTGDVPTRADPHDEPLSAEEKARRERAAMADLGRPFPPVEAAWEAYERRDTAVARFVKDMDLVDMCLQALVYEREERYSAGGFDSEFDALDEFFATAEPRLSTDVGRRLFAEIRARYEAVRDGS
- a CDS encoding AEC family transporter — protein: MSLLSIFATAILPIFAISVVGFVLGRVRDVDPGPLNTVTVYVLAPALVFHSLATTELGAGTLVDVALAVVAYHVVMILVAEGVGRVLGGATTGVSAIVLVSAFPNSGNFGVPVSEFAFGETGRATAVLYLTVQAVLMYTVGVYIASRGNSEGALAGVRRVFTVPLVYAVVAALAARALNLVPPTGTTAMATLKLVGDSAIPVMLLILGLQLAETNYGATLRQVGTATVLKMGVAPVVAAGVALAIGFTDPVVGRVFVLESAMPAAITPLILLVEFGEGEVGGVPVESFVSTAVLVTTLVSVPVLTGLIALLDAGLLF